A single region of the Enterococcus mundtii genome encodes:
- the cls gene encoding cardiolipin synthase has protein sequence MDIIFDNFSTILLLTNTLLSLVIVFTERKETAQTWAWLLVLTFIPILGFFLYIFFGRGISKDKIFDLKIQGKIGKNLEIEEDRQALMRGLYPHPPTGQVDVKQLIYMLTVGESTLYTTSNDVTLFTDGREKFDRLIEDIEQATDHIHLQYYIYRSDSLGIEVCQALTSAARRGVQVRVLLDAWGSTEVSTKFFHELKEAGGEVAFFFPLFVPYLNPRINYRNHRKIVVIDGKIGYTGGFNVGNEYLGLVQKFGYWRDNHLRIYGEGVYALQNRFLMDWNSQHTKEVHYAARFFPSIASTGEIALQVVTSGPDSEHEQIKMTYLKMISLAKREILIQTPYYIPDESIHEALKLALLSGVKVHLQIPNKPDHPLVYWATYSFAAELIEYGAVIETYENGFIHAKTMIIDSGIVSVGSANIDVRSFRLDFEVNTLIYDERLATQVRGAFFEDAKVSERLTKERYEARGWMIKLKEGLARLVSPLL, from the coding sequence TTTATCCCGATACTAGGTTTTTTCCTTTACATTTTCTTTGGACGTGGGATTTCAAAAGATAAGATATTTGATTTGAAGATTCAAGGAAAGATCGGTAAGAACTTAGAGATCGAAGAGGATCGACAGGCATTGATGCGGGGATTATACCCACATCCTCCGACTGGACAAGTGGATGTCAAACAGTTGATTTATATGTTAACTGTTGGAGAAAGCACACTGTATACCACAAGCAATGATGTGACGCTGTTCACCGATGGCAGAGAAAAATTTGACCGGTTGATCGAGGATATTGAACAGGCAACTGACCACATCCATCTACAATATTATATTTATCGCAGCGATAGCTTAGGGATCGAGGTCTGCCAAGCATTAACTTCTGCTGCTCGCAGAGGGGTACAAGTAAGAGTTTTACTGGATGCGTGGGGATCGACGGAAGTTTCAACCAAGTTTTTCCATGAGTTAAAAGAAGCTGGTGGAGAAGTTGCTTTCTTTTTTCCGCTTTTTGTTCCTTATCTGAACCCGCGAATCAATTATCGTAATCATCGAAAGATCGTAGTAATCGATGGGAAAATTGGTTATACAGGTGGATTCAATGTGGGAAATGAGTATTTAGGTCTCGTACAAAAATTTGGTTATTGGCGAGATAATCATTTGCGTATCTATGGTGAAGGAGTCTATGCGCTACAAAATCGCTTTTTGATGGATTGGAATTCTCAACATACAAAAGAAGTGCATTATGCGGCGCGCTTTTTCCCAAGTATTGCATCAACCGGTGAGATTGCCTTACAGGTCGTGACGAGTGGACCAGACTCAGAACATGAACAAATCAAAATGACGTACCTTAAAATGATCTCACTGGCCAAGCGGGAGATTTTGATCCAAACGCCTTATTATATTCCAGATGAATCAATCCATGAAGCGTTGAAATTGGCATTGCTATCCGGTGTGAAGGTCCATTTGCAGATTCCCAATAAACCAGATCACCCATTAGTGTATTGGGCAACGTATTCTTTTGCTGCTGAATTGATCGAATATGGTGCTGTCATCGAAACTTATGAAAATGGATTTATTCATGCGAAGACAATGATCATCGATAGCGGAATCGTTTCCGTAGGTTCAGCAAACATCGACGTTCGTTCTTTCCGTTTAGATTTTGAGGTCAATACACTGATCTATGACGAACGGCTCGCAACTCAAGTGCGAGGGGCATTTTTTGAAGATGCAAAAGTTTCTGAGCGTTTGACAAAAGAACGTTACGAGGCTCGGGGCTGGATGATCAAGCTAAAAGAGGGATTGGCTCGACTTGTTTCACCACTCTTGTAA
- a CDS encoding phosphate ABC transporter substrate-binding protein PstS, which produces MKKLRLLIPMIALFITMSGCSNLVDQGESITAVGSSALQPLVETVAETYQSENPGKFINVQGGGSGTGLSQVQSGAVEIGNSDLFAEEKSGIDASALIDHRVAVVGITPIVNKEVGIDNISMEDLKKVFTGELTNWKQLGGKDQPIVILNRAAGSGTRATFEKWVLDGETAIRSQEQDSSGMVRQIVADTPGAISYVAFSYVSKDVDTLKIDGVEPTDKNVTTNDWTIWAYEHMYTRKETSQLTKDFLAYILSDEVQKNIVGDLGYIPVSSMKVERDWEGNVVN; this is translated from the coding sequence ATGAAAAAATTACGATTATTAATACCAATGATAGCACTATTTATAACAATGTCTGGGTGTTCAAACCTGGTCGACCAAGGTGAATCGATCACAGCGGTGGGATCATCCGCTTTACAACCTTTAGTTGAAACGGTTGCTGAGACATATCAATCAGAAAATCCCGGCAAATTTATCAATGTACAAGGTGGCGGAAGTGGTACTGGTTTATCGCAAGTCCAATCAGGTGCTGTTGAGATCGGTAATTCTGATTTGTTCGCAGAGGAGAAATCAGGGATCGATGCGTCCGCGCTGATTGACCATCGAGTAGCAGTAGTGGGCATTACACCAATTGTCAACAAAGAAGTCGGCATTGACAACATTTCGATGGAAGACTTGAAAAAAGTATTTACTGGTGAACTGACGAACTGGAAACAACTAGGTGGGAAAGATCAGCCAATCGTGATCTTGAACCGTGCAGCAGGTAGTGGAACGAGAGCAACTTTTGAAAAATGGGTCTTAGACGGTGAAACAGCGATTCGTTCCCAAGAACAAGATTCTAGTGGAATGGTCCGTCAAATCGTTGCGGATACCCCAGGAGCAATCAGCTATGTCGCATTCTCTTATGTATCAAAAGATGTGGATACACTGAAAATCGACGGAGTCGAGCCAACAGACAAGAATGTCACAACAAATGATTGGACGATTTGGGCTTATGAGCATATGTATACGCGAAAAGAGACAAGTCAATTAACGAAAGACTTTTTAGCTTATATCTTATCAGATGAAGTGCAAAAAAATATCGTTGGAGATTTAGGCTATATTCCAGTGTCGAGTATGAAAGTTGAACGCGATTGGGAAGGTAATGTGGTGAATTAA